A stretch of DNA from Rathayibacter sp. VKM Ac-2762:
GTGGCTGCCGGCGCCGACGAGCGAGCCGAGCGTCTCGAGGAAGCCCTTCGGCTCCCAGTCGAGCTGCACGGTGACGCGGGTCTCGGTGTCGGAGAGCTTGTGGAAGGTGACGACGCCGGCGTGGTCGGTCTCGCCGCCGGTGCTGTTCCACGCGACGCGCTCGTCGGGGTGCTGCTCGGTGATGTTCGCCTCGAACTCGCGCTCGACGGGGCCGACCTTCACCTTCCAGACGGTGAGGGTGTCGGTGACCTGCTGGATCGACTCGACCTCGTCGAGGAAGCGCGGGAACTCCTCGAACTGGGTCCACTGGTTGTAGGCGACGGACACGGGGACGTTGACGTCGACGGTCTCGATGATCTGCGGCACGGTGGTGCTCCTTGCTGTCTCACTCGGTGTGCGGCGTTCCGCTGCTGCGGTCGTCACGCTCGACGTTAGGCGGGAGCCGCCTGGGAGCGCACCGGGTTGCGGACTGCCCCGAACGTGGTAAGCGGAGGCAGTGCTGCGGTGCGCGCGCCGGGACGGCTCCGGCGGGCGCCCGAGACGCCGCCGCGCGCGCCGGGACGTCCGCCGGAGGGCGGCGTCCGGACGGCACGGCGGCGTCTCGGGAGCGGCAGGCCGGAGCAGGCCGCGGTCAGCTGTCCTGCGGGTCGCCGCCGAGCTGGCCGATGGCGGGGAGGGGGCCGCCGTCGTCGGCGCCGGTGCGGCGCCAGCGGGCGATGGCGTTGCCCAGGTGGTAGATCACGAGGGCGGCGCCGGCGCCGAGGACGATGCCGCCGAGCTCGAAGCCGCCGGAGGAGAACGAGAAGCCGGCGATCGCGATCACGAGGGAGACCGCGGCGGTGTACTGGTTGACCGGGCGCGAGAAGTCGACGCGGTTGTCGATCCAGATCTTGATGCCGATCACGCCGATCAGGCCGTAGAGCGCGGTGGTGGCGCCGCCCAGGACTCCGGCCGGGATCGAGTTGAAGACGGCGCCGACCTTGGGCGAGAGGCTGAGCAGTATCGCGGTGACGCCGGCGACCCAGTAGGCGGCCGTCGAGTACACGCGGGTGGCCGCCATCACTCCGATGTTCTCGCCGTAGGTCGTGGTGCCGGAGCCGCCGAAGGCGCCGGAGAGGGTGGTCGCCACACCGTCCGCGATCAGGGCCCGGCCGGTGCTGGCGTTGGCGGAGGCGTCGGTCATCGTCGCGACGCCGCGGACGTGTCCGACGTTCTCGGCGATGAGGACGAGCACGACCGGCAGGAACATCGCGATGCCCGACCACGTGGATCCGGAGGCGAAGTCGGGGAGGGTGAACGGCGGCAGGCCG
This window harbors:
- a CDS encoding SRPBCC family protein, whose product is MPQIIETVDVNVPVSVAYNQWTQFEEFPRFLDEVESIQQVTDTLTVWKVKVGPVEREFEANITEQHPDERVAWNSTGGETDHAGVVTFHKLSDTETRVTVQLDWEPKGFLETLGSLVGAGSHAVKKDLNNFKEYIEKQGTPDGAWRGDVEA
- a CDS encoding solute carrier family 23 protein, whose protein sequence is MPIWTLHGDGRTVEPGAVVAPGERLAWPATIAIGIQHVVAMFGATFLVPVLTGFPVATTLLFSGVGTLLFLLITRNRLPSYLGSSFAFIAPVTAATAVGGTGSALAGVVAVGLLLAAVGVLVQVVGLGWIDRLMPPVVAGAIVALIGFNLAPTAYLSFKQAPITGTITLAAIILSSVFLRGFLGRVSIFLGVVIGYVVALLRNEIDYSAVGAADWFGLPPFTLPDFASGSTWSGIAMFLPVVLVLIAENVGHVRGVATMTDASANASTGRALIADGVATTLSGAFGGSGTTTYGENIGVMAATRVYSTAAYWVAGVTAILLSLSPKVGAVFNSIPAGVLGGATTALYGLIGVIGIKIWIDNRVDFSRPVNQYTAAVSLVIAIAGFSFSSGGFELGGIVLGAGAALVIYHLGNAIARWRRTGADDGGPLPAIGQLGGDPQDS